A section of the Deltaproteobacteria bacterium genome encodes:
- a CDS encoding TRAP transporter large permease subunit encodes MSIGLSSLIIFGSLVFLLLLGVPIAFSLLTVSAVGIFFLWGPKGLMALYNSAYGEGTSFLLLAIPLFVLMANVLKFSDLADELYEIVHRWMGRLRGGLAMGTVVICAVFAAMAGISSVATVSMGLIALPAMLDRKYDRVIAVGCINAGGALGILIPPSIIMILYGSMAEVSIGQLFAGGILPGLLMTLIFIVYIGIRCWINPVLGPAIEERYSMAQKVVSLKGVILPVALVVLVLGVIYTGVATPTEAAAVGAGGAILTAALHRKLRWARLRQASMETLHLSAMIFWIIIGAVTFTNFLAFVGIQDMVQQWVIGLEVNRWIIMLAIQSIFFVLGMFLDPAGIILLTTPIFVPIITQLGFDPLWFGVLFTINMEMAYITPPFGFNLFILKGVVPSSISMADIYRSVGPFVILQAICLGMVMIWPDLALYLPSLMAKQ; translated from the coding sequence GTTCCCATCGCCTTTTCTCTCCTGACCGTATCGGCAGTGGGCATCTTCTTCTTATGGGGACCCAAGGGGCTCATGGCCCTCTACAACTCGGCATACGGGGAAGGGACCAGTTTCCTGCTCCTGGCCATCCCCCTGTTCGTGCTCATGGCCAATGTCCTGAAGTTCAGCGATCTGGCCGATGAACTCTACGAGATCGTCCATCGGTGGATGGGCCGCCTGCGCGGCGGACTGGCCATGGGCACGGTGGTCATCTGCGCCGTGTTCGCCGCCATGGCGGGCATCAGCTCGGTGGCCACGGTCTCCATGGGGCTCATCGCGCTCCCGGCCATGCTGGACCGGAAATACGATCGCGTCATCGCGGTGGGGTGTATCAATGCGGGCGGCGCATTGGGCATCCTCATCCCGCCTTCCATTATCATGATCCTCTACGGTTCCATGGCCGAGGTCTCCATCGGTCAGCTCTTTGCCGGCGGGATCCTTCCGGGGCTCCTCATGACCCTGATCTTTATCGTCTATATCGGCATCCGCTGCTGGATCAATCCGGTGCTGGGGCCGGCCATTGAAGAACGCTACAGCATGGCACAGAAGGTGGTTTCGTTGAAGGGCGTGATTCTCCCCGTGGCCCTGGTGGTGCTGGTCCTGGGCGTGATCTATACCGGGGTGGCCACCCCGACAGAGGCGGCCGCGGTGGGCGCGGGCGGCGCCATTCTGACCGCGGCCCTGCACCGCAAACTGCGCTGGGCACGTCTGCGCCAGGCCTCCATGGAGACCCTCCACCTGAGCGCCATGATCTTCTGGATCATTATCGGTGCCGTGACCTTCACCAACTTTCTGGCCTTTGTGGGCATCCAGGACATGGTCCAGCAATGGGTCATCGGCCTGGAGGTCAACCGCTGGATCATCATGCTCGCCATTCAAAGCATCTTCTTTGTCCTGGGGATGTTCCTGGATCCGGCCGGCATCATCCTCCTGACCACCCCCATCTTCGTGCCCATTATCACCCAGCTCGGCTTCGATCCCCTATGGTTCGGGGTCCTCTTCACCATCAATATGGAAATGGCCTACATCACCCCGCCCTTCGGGTTCAACCTCTTCATCCTGAAGGGGGTCGTGCCCTCTTCGATTTCCATGGCCGACATCTACCGATCCGTAGGACCTTTTGTGATCCTCCAGGCCATCTGCCTGGGGATGGTCATGATCTGGCCGGACCTGGCCCTTTATCTGCCGTCCCTCATGGCCAAACAGTAG